Sequence from the Bacteroidales bacterium genome:
GTGGGATGATCAGTAGCACAAAGCTCTTTATCATCGCCACCAGTATACGAGCTGTTAAACGCACGGTTAAAAATATTACCATGTACATTTTCCTTGGTCTGCCGCATGGAAAAAGCAAGAGCCTCAGAACGCTTCTGGCTTACCTCTTCGTACATATTGTCGTCTTTCTCTTCCCTGGTTACAATATAACCAAGGCCATAGACGACATGAACGTACCGCTTGATAAAGCCCTGGGAGTGCGAAGTATAAGAAACCCCACTGCCCTGGTTTTTCACCGGTGCCAACCCAAAGCCGGTAAGCTGCACGTCTTCTTCATGGTTTTTGTCAGATGATTGCACATCGAAAAGTTCTGAGAACTCTTCTTTGTGCTTATCATAACTCGCCCCGAACCCATATATGTTCAGATGAAATCGCTAATTTCATCCCGCCCTAAGGCTGCTGCATATTACTATGCAGATCAGACTATATCACTATCCTGCGAGGAAACAGGACATCCACCATTTCCACCGGCTTCGGTGTACTTGCTTTCGCAATAGTCGTTGAACCTTGACAACACATATCTCTTGTGATGAGTTTGTTTTCCATTAAGAACCGCGAGCATAAGATTATGACTTAAATTATTTTTCCGGCAAAATTCACGCAATCCATGAATTTTCTCTTTTTTCCCATTTGGATGGGTAACTATATATTTGCCAGCTTTCCAGTGATGACATCCCGTAGGTTTTCCACAAGGCCATTCATCTAATAATCTTTTTGTAGCCACAATTTTTTTGCCCCAGGTAATTTCACGGCCAATAAACATTTTGCTCAATTTTTCTCTTGTTTCTTCGGAAACAAACTCACCTCCATCAGTCATATTATAACCATTTTTAAAGGAATCAAATTTTTTGATATATTGTGCTTCAAGAACCGAAAGCATA
This genomic interval carries:
- a CDS encoding GIY-YIG nuclease family protein produces the protein MLGTPLGTISSQGQHMNQIYKITNKINGKSYIGLTTQGIIRRWSEHKYRFNLGERDHRLYLAMRKYGIENFEYEVLETVKDKNMLSVLEAQYIKKFDSFKNGYNMTDGGEFVSEETREKLSKMFIGREITWGKKIVATKRLLDEWPCGKPTGCHHWKAGKYIVTHPNGKKEKIHGLREFCRKNNLSHNLMLAVLNGKQTHHKRYVLSRFNDYCESKYTEAGGNGGCPVSSQDSDIV